The sequence below is a genomic window from Lolium perenne isolate Kyuss_39 chromosome 7, Kyuss_2.0, whole genome shotgun sequence.
TTCGAGTTATACTTGACTTCGCCGAGGCAAGCCTTAAAGACAAAGAAACCGGCTAAAAGAAGCCGGAAATGTTTCGATGGAGGCCGTTTGGCTAAGTGGATCCGGTAAGATGCCGGACGTGTTTAAGAGGAAACCGGAAGAATTAATCTGGTATGTTTTGAGAAGGAACCTAGCATGGCctgttggataggatccgccaggctataccagcttcgtgGACTAATGTcagggggatggcccccggtatgcAAAGGCTATGGCAAGTTAGCCATAGTGAGGTAGTGGCAAACCGGATCAAAGAGTGATCCGGATTCTAAGCTCAAGTTCAGATAGCCGGAGTTGGTACTaaccggtatccccagaggggtatacctaAGTGCTAGTTCCCAGAGTTTATGTGTCTAACTATCAAGGTACCGGAACCAGAGGTAAAGGTACCGGCAAACCGGAACCAGGGATCACTTTAGCCTGTCGGCACTTTGGTTAAAGATTCCACGAaggactagaggacaaggatgagcgaagcacttcagctttaaacgaagccctggcgccaaagcagaagatgacgtaaaagatATCGGCGGAGGTCATCGCTCCCTGATTAAAGTCATAACCGGTGCCAGGTGGaccaaagtagctttataaagtagcttagctcatcctagattccattagggtttcttcccttgtaagccaccctctcccctatataaggagaggggacaCACCCCTGCGCGGGAGGTTGAGTTGGATCACAACGTAGAGACTCTGAGAGAGTAGCTAGATGGAAGCTTGTACTGTacatcttctacctctggccaagggccAAGTTAAGGGAATACACACCGGTTTCTTTCCCATCCCTTTTCCTGTTACACaaaccctcacccgaatcctctagcgcacattcggccccaacttaagccatcctatggcatctgccgtTCCACCACGACGACAACTATGGTGTCATTCTACCACCAGCTCAAAAGAGGGTGTAATCCTACTGTTGGATAACTAAGCATAATTTTCATGATTAATTTTAGAATATTAAATATGACAATAGTAACTACTAActtgtgaaactcaaacatactagatgcattaatcaacgcaAATAGTAGCAGTGCATACAATACAACAACCATCTCTAAATAGATTGGATCGCGTGACACATACAGATCCAGTGGAGGTGTAGCAGTCATCGACGCAACAATAATATTGTTGACAATGAAGTTCGCGAAGACAGGTCAAAGTAGATGCCGTTGAAAACGATGGTTGGCGGTACTGCCCGACTTGTCCAGTagacgacccgtgatgaagagctcgaGCAGTCATGCAGAGTGCTTCCAAAAAACCTAATTCACCCTGTCCCGTACAAGATCGCAAATGCGAGTGGTTCTGGAGACTTGCTCTCCCGTTCCCCGGGTGCACGTCGGCGGGCGGGATGGAGTAGACTACGTCGCCAGCACAAGGAGAAAGAGGTGGTAAAACCCTAACTCACGTGTCAGATATGTTTCTATGGCAGCCAGTGACCAGAACAGACAAACCGCgaagcgtccgtctaggactcgatTTGTTTTCCTGACctacaaaaagaaaggaaggtaCTAAGCTAGAGCACCTTGTGGTCATCTACAATCCCAACAAAGCCATTACCTTGAGCCCTATTCTCAAAGAGGTGGCCTAGAGCCACCATCAGAGCCTCGAGACTGAACCCAATGGCTTCCATGACGGAGGCGTAGAGGCCTCGGCACATCGAACGGGAACTATCCCTCTGGACGGTTGTCAGTTCTTTCATGTTACTGGTCATGCACTTGATGGTGATCGCATCCTTATCCGTCAAGGATGGCATCTTATTATTGCCACCATCACCAGGAATAGCACTAGCGCTAGCACCAAAGCCAACACCAACAACATGGACGTCATCACCGTCGTCAATACGAACGGCGGTCTCAGACTCCTAGGTCTCTATGGAGTCAGGGTAAGGTGTACCGGGAGGCTCACTAGAACCCATATCAATTATGCCAGTAGCCAGTCCAAAGGAGAAGAATTGCTGCATGTGGGTGCGTTTCGTGATGGGCTTGTTCAGGTGCTCAGCATCCTTGGGTTATCCTAAGACAGGGCTAATGACGCTCATAGATGTTGTCAATTCGTTGGGActtcaagtgcagagtgttgtagtaAGCGTGGTTTTACCCACAAggatgactcgagggtttatatcaaacTCTCAGGAAGTTGGCTCGAGTTATCTTGTTTTTCTCCTCTTCCAGCAATCCTGCAAAATCAAGTTTTACCTTGTGTCActaatgcatgtaaaatgcatacatgagttTTGTACTTTATTCACACATattaccacatatttgcaacatatatgatgttatttccatgttttatattgatttatggggatttaccaatgatctccTTTATTTGAGTTATAACTTTGTAGAACAGGAAAATCTTGTTttatgtatttttcactttcagagaacTATACGTAGTCATGTTGAGCTACGATTTCGGGAACGTCAATGTTTCATCATGAGAAGCAGCTGGAGCACCTGGACCTCAAGATGAAGGGCTGGAGGCCCAATAGATCCGAGGTGGCGCACCCATCAGGAGGGGGTGGGGCGCCACCTGCCCTCTTTTCACCGCCGATCGTCCGATTCGCTTCAATCTTGCGCGAACCGATTTCATTTGACCTAAaaaccatatatatatacaaccCCCAAGTTCTTCAAGGAGAGCGCCTCAGAAACACAGAAACACGAAAAACAGAAGCTGCATcagcgaagattggagggggaaactctacCGGAGCCACCgctggagggatctccaccttctccaacgtcttcctcatcaacaccatgatcaagggggagtagtcTACCTCTGAACTATggatttgtggcagtagcttgatatatttctctcttgttctttaTAGATCTTCGTACCATATGAGCTGCCAACATCATTATGGTTATATATGTAATTCAtgtgtggtggatctttattctatgatattgtgataTGAGATTGGAATCTATTAAGTGTaatatgtattgatagatgcatattatgtaccccgttcttaaggaTTGGTtatgatccaacttgtatgcaagaacatgtgtggggagatgtgtgtattagatggagtagaatGGTTTtaatgattgaatagtgacaaaaaaatcatgatctattatggttttgcctTTTAGTTTGTTACCTCTCTAGGGACAAAGTGAATGCATGTTctatgttcgtcacgtgacaaaagtgatgatctttttttttcaaggtagcatatttggtattcaaacatcatgtaaaAGTACTTATGAGtgtgctctgttaattcttaaacaAGATTGCATGTAGCTTTtttcctttcttgtggagtataagagagatgtgttgcatcatctctatgttaggacgtaatACCCATATACATGCTTATCGAACACATATTGAAGTTCCACCAAtattatctcattgatgaattgataTTATCCACTACAACTTTAAAAATAGAGTACATAAGTGAACCTTTCCATAATAAACACCTTTCCATTGCATTTATCTTACTTTTTATTTGCAGCaatattttaatccgaaaatagaAAAATAGTTAGTTTACTTAATCACACACAAAATCCAAAAAACAACTATCTCTCTACTGCATTTACTTTGTTTTCCTTATTTATTTAGTTTGTCTTATTTTTACAacatattttatttactactactaatacGAAACTTAATTTGTGCTTCACAACCATACGatagagttggggacacaagacaaTTTCTtactttgcaggattgctagaaaaagagtcacccttgtgggaaaaatTTCTTCGCTAACTACACActttgcacttggagtcccaacgttatcaagaacattttctggcgccgttgtttgGGAATTGCAAGAGCATCTCATAGTGGTTGTTGCGCGTGAAGCACAAGGCGATTCCAAGAACTTTTATGGCGCCATCATTAACTTCATCACCAACTTTGTGCAAACACCCAATCTTGGAGAGGTTGCACTAATGTGAACTCTTCTTTCTCTTTTAAATTTTGCAAAGTAATTTTATTTGTCTTGTTTTTAATATTTTATTTTTAGTTTTCTTCAAAACACAAAAACCcataaaaatgaaaaatggaAAACATCAAAAATACTCCTGGTATGGCTACTAGTCTAGAGAAAAAGGACACCTTGGAAGAATATTATAAAAATGCTATGATAGCTATGAAATATAGAGAATCATGTGAAGGGAAACGACTAAAAGGTTTCTTAAGACTTCTAAATAAAGCTGCTATTGAGTTGCTTGCATATTATGAAAGGACTTGTCACTTTTGTTGTGGTGAACACTTTGACTTTCAGTGTAGATCCCATAGAGAACATACAAGTCCTGCTTTACACTCAAGGGAAGGATCCTTGATCTTATATTTCATCTGCTTTATATACCACAAAACTTGGAAGCATCGAAGAACATAGTGAACAGAAGACGGATAACATCATTTCGCAACTAGTGTCCCAACATAGCCCACACCAACGATGAAGAAAGCAATTGATTGCATAAATAGAAATATGAAGCAATAGTTGTTCCCAAATGAAACGTCATAGCATCCGCAAAAGAAGAGGTAGGCTGCAACACCAAGCTCCAATAGATGCAACCTGATTCCGTATTGAAGTTTAGCGACGAGAATGTAGAAATGCACATGATTAAGGAAATTGCAACTATGTACCTTGCTCCTTTCCTTATCTGCATATTTTTGGAAGCTTTACTTGGCATTTTTATCTTCAGATTGTCACCAAGCTTTTCTGTCACCACCCATTCGTTCGCCCTACCTGCCTCCAATAGACCGATGAATGTGGCCTTTGTTCTATGCAATGACATGACATTTTCAAATAGAGTCCAAAAGAAAATTAAGTGAATAGACCTGCATCATTTATGTATTCTCATGTTAATATCTATTTTTGTTGCTAGAAGTCAGAAAGTTTAGCTGATTCTTTGAAATACACAAGAACTACATTAGCTCTTTAGAGGATATAAGCACCTTGGAGTTGCAACAACAGTGAGAAGGGTGATAATGGTTGGAATATAGACGCAACCCCACTTAGGTATCTCAACCTCAGGAACTAAGACTGTGGCCGGGATAATAAGGCAGTAAAACACAAATGTCAAAATGTGCGAGCATATCTTTCGAATCAAGAAGAAGTTGTAGATGACATGGATTTTTTTCCAAAGGGCCACTTTCTGCATCAAGATCAacaacttgttagcaactattctCTGGTTgcactttttttttgcaaatgtAGTTTAGCGGAAATGACCTTATTGCTGACAATATCCATTAACATCTTCCGGAACAGATTAGCGGGCCCGCATGACCATCTGTGTTGCTGATACCGAAATGCTTTGAACGTACTTGGCAGCTCATTTTTTACCTGAGAAGTAGCATTTGTCAGTTAATTGCACGGTAGTCTTCATTTGGTTTGGATCTTAACAGCGATGTAACATGTATATACAAGAACTGCAAGTGATGCACACTTTTCTTTTGCACAGCTGATAGTACTGGTGCATAGTACCATGAGATCACCAATGTACAAAAACTTCCATCCCTTGAGGCTTGCTCGGACTGCCAGATCCATGTCTTCAACGGTGGTTCGGTCCTTCCAGCCACCTGCCTCGTTCAAAGCAGATACGCGCCACACACCGGCGGTTCCTGTTCAACGAGTATCTTTTTTTCAGGTAAGTTCAACAAGTATATTTCAAGTTAAGAAGGAATAGGGTTCCACATTATGACCGCTGCTTTATTTTCCCAACTGGATTGCTCTCATTTCCATTACTTGCATAACGAAATACATTGTCTAACTAGTATGACTACTGTTTGGAAAAAAAAACCCAGTATGACTGCTGCCAAGTTCATAGAACAAATATGTATTACTATCTGTTAATAACTCCAGTACTATAATTCTAATGGACAATGGTATCGTCTCTGATCTGGTCGTAATTGTGTTATCTTGATCAAGGAGTTTCTGCATCTTTTTTCTGATGAGGAACTGCTAAATATGAAAATCGTTTGTGCAATTGAATGTACTGTTTGCTAACACTCTGATCTGGTTGCTAACTATGTTGTGTATTAGTATTGTATTACTCTTGTGCGGAAATTCAAACCGGCTCCGAGAAGCACATGCTACTGCCTAAATAAAAACACATTCAACTATATGTGGTCTACTAATTTCTTGGACAGAGAAGGCAAAATGGTACAATAGCCTCTAATTTCCTGACAACGTGGTTTAGTGGTACCTTAAATTTTTTATCTGTGCAATGACTTTGAATCGGATTATCCTATTATTAACTTGAAATAAGGCATCAGGGAAAGGACAAGGTGGCATTTCTACAGAAGAAACATAAACTGAATCATAGATGCAATGAAAAAGAACATTGAAAATTTCCTCTTCACAAGAGAAAAAATGATATCAAGTTTACCATTGAATCCAAAGAAGGCAGAAGTGGAGGAGCCCACTTCTTGCTCCACCTTAAAGTGATAGTCCAAGGACATCTCCTGCATTCTTGTCATCAAGCATTCATCTGCGTTCACTGCTCAtataaacagcagaaacaaaaaaTATCATCAGACAACTCATAGTGGgactaacatagctagtaacattacACACCTCAAGacgttttggtgacatggcatgacaataaatgaaaaaaaagagtgaggtggtaactagctatgctaCCATAACACACTCCCAAGACAAAATGCGTATACATACACCCTAATAAGTAAGACTTTGCATGACAATCCCTATGTTAGTTTCCACTATAAAGTTAGTAACATAACCTAGAAACTTTTGCACCACCTTATATTACTCCTCACTACGAGCAACCTCACCATACATGAGAAAATCTCAACAAAAACAAGCAGTGTGCCCAGTACCACGCTGGGGatcaacagcagaaaacatcgtgGCATGAATGCTAATGCTAAACCGCACTTTCCAGTGGTCCCGTCAACTATTCTGCCTTTCGCCTGCATCTTGAATGTTGCTCTGGTCCTGCTCCTCTTCTGCCGGATGTGGCTGATGACAAGGTTGCTTCCCCTGAGGGTCTTCAGAGCCCAATCTCTGAAGATGTCGAGGGCTTTGGGCTGGCTGAGCTCTTTGTTGAAACTCCTGTCTCTCTTTCGGTTGAGCACTCGAGGCTTGAGGCTTCTGCGTTTGAACATGTTGAGGTGGTTGATGTGTTGGATGCTCCCTTGATGCCTTTTGCTGAAGATCCCGAGGTGGCCGACTCCACCAAGCTTTGCGATTTCTTGGCCAACTTGGCTTCGAAAAAGCTGGCGCTCATGTCGCCCTTGTGTGAGCCTTTGGAGGAGATCCCTGCTCCCAGTGTTGTTGTTCCTGAAACAGTTCCTGCGGAGGACATCCAAGTTGATCCCGGGGATCCCGCTGCCGACAAGCTCAATGTCTTCTTGTCATCGATTTTTTGGCCTGCGCCTCCGCCTATCCTTGCTTCACCGCCCTCTAGGAGAGCCCGTGCTCCTAAGGAGGTGGCCACCATGCCTCGTCGGAGTGGTCGCATCGAGAAGCAGAAGCAATCGCGGAAGGATGCTACAACTCAAGAGTTGCTCGCGCGTGTTTTGGGTGTCTTGAAAGAGAACGATGCGTTCGATGACAACGCCCTTGCTGCCTTCATTGACAAGTTTAAGACCCCTTTGTCGCCTCGCTCCATCGCGATGCTTGGCTCCCTTGTGAAGAATGTGGAGAAGGTGAAAAAGCCCAAGGGCAACAAGGTCGGCGCCAAGAAGAAGGCGGTTGAGATTACATGATGGATGCGGTTCATGCAACCTTCGTGTCGTGTTGTCGAATAGGTAGCACTTTGTCGTTGACAAGTTGGTCGATTTTGTTGTGTGGTTGTTTTAGACTTTGGGAGTAGTCCGCATGTTGGAGGTACTCAAGTTTGTATGGTTTTCGATCCGGTTTTCCTTATAAACTGGATCATTTTCCTCTCTTCTTAAATGAATAGCCAGAGCTCCTGGCGtttgctccaaaaaaaaaaaaattctgtcATAGTATATGTTTCCTTTTATAGGTGTACAAGTACGTATGCGTAAGTAATTCAGAAACTTTTAGTCACAAGTCTGATGATTTTCTAGAACTATGCAAGGTATAAATAAATACGACCAAACTATTTTTCCAGTATGATCTTAGGGATTGGGCCGGAGCGCCCGTAAGTCGACCACAAGGGAAAACGTGGGGGGAGCCCGTCGGGGCGATCGCCAAGAGATATCCTGCCCAAACTGACATGAGCGTTGAGGAGCCCGCCATGGCGATCGCCGGTGTGGCCGCCGGGGTTGGACGGTGCTGCCGCCTGACTCTTGCTCGCCTGGTTGCCTCTCTCTCGGTATTCCTGCTAAGGGCGGTGGTCGGTCTTCTCCAAGCGGTTTCAGGTTCTCTTGTTGGGTAACGGAGGCGGACGAGTctgttactccctccgtcccaccgaaagtgtctcaactttctcaaaatttagatgtacccatctactagatagtgtctagatatatctaaattttgataaagttgagacacttttggtggaacagagggagtacttcTAATGAATCATGCTCGTTGGAGGTGCCGTCTGAGGCGGCCTTGGAGATCCTTGACGGGCCACAATCAGAATCCGGGTGGTTGGCAGCATAATCTCAGAATTGTATCTCCAACGCCTTAGGATTTGATACAGTTTTATGTTTGATTTTGTATCAAGATTTTTTTTATACCTTAGTTGTATTAGCACTACAAATGTTGAACGGTCATGTGCATCTTTGCTATGTAGAGGTTGGGTGTGAAGCTTAAATTTTAAGTAATGAAACGCCTTtttatcaaaaaaataaaattaggCATCGACGATATAGGATGTTTCGGGCATTGATCTTTTTATAATTTTTAGATTTTGTTGTACTCTTATTGAGTTTTATGAATAGATCGGTGGGGTATTCGTAAAAAACATGGTCACATACTTACCGAATTTCCAGCGTGCCTGAACGAGAGCAATGTTAGGGTTGTGGATGAGGAATGGAATGGCACGACACAGAAAGTCCGGCCCTGGTTGGAAGTCGGCATCGAAGATTGCCACGAAATCGCAGTCACGGACATAGCCGTGCTTCATGCCTTCCTTGAGCGCACCGGCCTTGTACCCACGACGGTTTTGTCGGTGCTCGAACTTGATGTTCACGCCCTTCTTTGCCCACCGCTGGCACTCCTGCTGCACCAGCTCCTGCACTCCCAGGAAAGAAGAGCTCAATCAGACAAATGCGTATTCATGTTAGACTACTTATAatgggagtaacataggtagtaacatcacacatctcaagcgTTTTCGTGACATGGCATGCCAATAAATGAAAAAAAAgattgaggtggtaactagctatattaccataacatcacacccaAGACAAGATGAGTCTAAACATAATtaatgacacaatgcatgaaatcacatataagttactacccaacTTAGATATTAACATgatatatgttactagtctaagttactctccactatgagcagccttaaTGGTAGGTTGCATGGATGGTGGCAATCTTTCACATCTACTATCAGTGTGTGCTTGGTGCTAATGGAATATGTTACTTATTAGGTAGTTCCTTTTAACCAATTTGCGTTAGGTGCCTGGGCACTCCATAGCCTACCGCAGTGCTCACCCTTCATGGCCGTCAGATGAAGATCAAGCAGTGCGGTGGTTTCTTTAGTGGGTCCATAAGCACGTGCGGACCAAAGCGCTAAACTTGAGGTTTAATCTCTGATGGGTTAGAAGTGCCACTACTTTCTAACCATCCAAGGTTTTAGCATTTTTTAATGTAAAAACGAGCTACCAGGAGGTCAGAGCAGGATTCGAGCTAAAGCTGGTTCCTTGGCAAAAACAAAAAGGGGATAAAGATGGTTCAACAAATTCAGCTCAATTCATAGTTGGTGCGTGCACTCACCTCTCAAAATGAAAATATGTTGGTGTGTGCATGCGTAGGTCGGGTAACTTTACCTTGATGACAGGGTCCGTGGAGTCGTCTAGCACTTGGATGACGAGTCTATCCGACGGCCAGGACAGCCCGCACACGGCCCCGATCGATAGATGGTACACCTGCAATGCAAGTCAACCATGCCAAGGCCCAAGAGATATAATGAGAATACACAACTTCCGAAGAGAATAGCATATCATCATATAGAAAATAGAGTAAGGATATCATATTATCTATAAAAAAAGGAGAAGGACATATACAATTTCAACAAAAGTAAGAGGAACAACATAGCATGCACAGATACAAGCATGATTCCCCTAAAGAGAGCACTTATAGTCCATTTTATGTTTTGTAATGTAAaatttggttccaaaatttgaagtACTCCTTAGTATAATTGAGACATAGTGAACTAGAAGTAATACTTTGGCGGGACAATAATAGGCTAGTCAGACGAGCATGCATATCCACTGTCTGCCTACAACTACAATGTTCACCTTGCTCTCGTTGTACATGGGGATCTGCACGAGCACAATGGGGCAGGCGGCGCCGCCaagctcggggtcgtcgctggtgTCGCGCACGGGCTCCCACCGGTACCGGCGGCGGCTGACCAGCCGCACCGCCACGATGACCACGGCCATGTACACCTTCTCGACGAGAATCATGACGGACATGATGAGGCAGATCAGCACGGACGCGCGCAGCAGAGGCACGATAACCAGGCCGCGGAGCTGCTGCCATGGCGCCATGAGCTGCTCCGCTGCGTCGACCATCCATGCTCCTGGTAGCGTCGTCGTCCTGGCCATCGCGACGCACTCCCGCCCTTTGCTACGTATAGTACGCTCTCTGCCTTGACCTACAGAGAACCAGACAAGGAAAGAAGCAGGCGAGAATAACTAACGGTGGCCCAGTGTGACTGTGTGGAGCTAGCCGGGAAGATGGGTTTCGTCGTCGGCTTTCGCAGGGTATAAATGGTTTTGAGATTCATCATTGGATTTCGAAGGAAGTCGATGCGTGGACTAATATTAACGGAACGTGGTGGTTACCATTGGAGCACTAAAAAAATCAGGGTCCACGAATGTGGATCTGGAGCACCGTTTCGCGCGTGGCATTTACTGCATCCGTACTTTTTTTTTCTGTAGGGGAACTTTTTCTTTTAATCGTGTGTTTTTTTAGCCTCAACTAGGATATACCTCAGAAGTAATCGTGTTTTTAGTGCTCGCAAGTCAATGCTGCTGCGTTTACCTTTGCATTCTAAATTTAGTCAAACATACTCTGCGCTGATCTGCCTAGCCATAGTAAACTTCCAAAAGTTTGACCTACCGTATAGAAAAATATCAACATTCACGCTATAAAATAGATATTGTTTAAAACATCGTAAAACATATTTTCTATTATAGGTGTCGGAACTAGTCTTGTTattgcactagtagaaaacctctcatccatctaagccattggtaccggttcccttacgaaccggtaccaatggggtcatctataccggttcaatggctctggcgggcgaggagatttggtaccggttcgtgaggagctttcgtaccggttcgtgttaggaaccggtacgaaaggtcttcggccaaaattcagatgcgtggtggggcccgggctggacctttggtaccggttcgtaacacgaaccggtaccaaagggtacccagctATATCAAATCGCCCAGATCCCTTCCCGAGCCCCctgctggctctcatttttctcttcttcctcacactctaaatttttctccacctctcacactccaataatctttatttttctccaccattttatcaagattaacggcatacatctatccaagggttagcaatatcatcc
It includes:
- the LOC127317316 gene encoding probable glucomannan 4-beta-mannosyltransferase 9, yielding MARTTTLPGAWMVDAAEQLMAPWQQLRGLVIVPLLRASVLICLIMSVMILVEKVYMAVVIVAVRLVSRRRYRWEPVRDTSDDPELGGAACPIVLVQIPMYNESKVYHLSIGAVCGLSWPSDRLVIQVLDDSTDPVIKELVQQECQRWAKKGVNIKFEHRQNRRGYKAGALKEGMKHGYVRDCDFVAIFDADFQPGPDFLCRAIPFLIHNPNIALVQARWKFVNADECLMTRMQEMSLDYHFKVEQEVGSSTSAFFGFNGTAGVWRVSALNEAGGWKDRTTVEDMDLAVRASLKGWKFLYIGDLMVKNELPSTFKAFRYQQHRWSCGPANLFRKMLMDIVSNKKVALWKKIHVIYNFFLIRKICSHILTFVFYCLIIPATVLVPEVEIPKWGCVYIPTIITLLTVVATPRSIHLIFFWTLFENVMSLHRTKATFIGLLEAGRANEWVVTEKLGDNLKIKMPSKASKNMQIRKGARLHLLELGVAAYLFFCGCYDVSFGNNYCFIFLFMQSIAFFIVGVGYVGTLVAK